One Frankia alni ACN14a DNA window includes the following coding sequences:
- a CDS encoding FAD-binding oxidoreductase — MTSTGQARRTGSTEPVWWGWGPASAHEPLPDEVRGLLARLGIPARPTAPVPLDQVRLPPARLPVVAREALATIVGSGHVHTHDEARIRHCRGRSTTDLLRLRAGDAGAAPDAVVLPADHDEVLAVLRLASRERIVVVPFGGGTSVVGGLEPARPAERPVVALDLARLDALGRVDRESGTAELGAGLRGPRAEALLAEHGLSLGHVPQSWEYATIGGFAATRSSGQASAGYGRFDELVVGLRVATPVGSWELGRAPASAAGPDLRELLLGSEGAFGVITQVVARVRPLPARRIFEGWSVPDFATGTRLLRTLAAGDLRPTVCRLSDETETVGGLARPPRPGGPAAATGSGSGTGTDLADGLTGGCHLVTGYEGAAPAVERRAAEVAGVLLAGGARRLDAAAGPDWERGRFRAPYLRDALLDQGIFAETLETAGFWATLPALYAGVRAALIGSLGAAQLSPVVMCHISHLYATGASLYFTVVCAQGVDPIGSWRAAKTAAGDAIVAAGGTITHHHAVGTEHRPWLDAEIGGLGVDVLRAVKRTLDPAGILNPGILVA; from the coding sequence ATGACGAGCACCGGCCAGGCGCGCAGGACCGGCTCGACCGAACCCGTCTGGTGGGGCTGGGGGCCTGCGTCCGCGCACGAGCCACTGCCCGACGAGGTTCGCGGGCTGCTGGCCCGGCTGGGCATCCCCGCGCGGCCCACCGCGCCGGTCCCGCTCGACCAGGTGCGCCTGCCGCCGGCCCGGCTGCCCGTGGTGGCCCGCGAGGCGCTGGCGACGATCGTCGGCTCGGGCCACGTCCACACGCACGACGAGGCGCGCATCCGGCACTGCCGCGGGCGGTCCACGACCGATCTGCTGCGCCTGCGTGCCGGCGACGCCGGGGCCGCGCCTGACGCGGTCGTGCTGCCCGCGGACCACGACGAGGTGCTCGCGGTGCTGCGCCTGGCCAGCCGGGAGCGCATCGTCGTCGTGCCCTTCGGCGGGGGCACCTCCGTCGTCGGCGGCCTCGAACCCGCAAGGCCCGCCGAACGGCCCGTGGTCGCCCTCGACCTGGCCAGGCTGGACGCGTTGGGCCGGGTGGACCGGGAGTCCGGCACCGCCGAGCTCGGCGCCGGGCTGCGCGGCCCGCGGGCCGAGGCGCTGCTCGCCGAGCACGGACTGAGCCTCGGGCACGTCCCGCAGTCCTGGGAGTACGCCACCATCGGCGGGTTCGCCGCCACGCGGTCCAGCGGCCAGGCGTCGGCGGGCTACGGCCGCTTCGACGAGCTGGTCGTCGGGCTGCGGGTGGCGACCCCGGTCGGATCCTGGGAGCTCGGCCGGGCGCCGGCCTCGGCGGCCGGGCCGGACCTGCGCGAGCTGCTGCTCGGCTCCGAGGGCGCCTTCGGCGTCATCACCCAGGTGGTGGCGCGGGTCCGGCCGTTGCCGGCGCGGCGGATCTTCGAGGGCTGGTCGGTGCCGGACTTCGCGACCGGGACGCGGCTGCTGCGCACCCTCGCGGCGGGTGACCTGCGGCCCACCGTATGCCGCCTGTCCGACGAGACCGAGACGGTGGGCGGCCTCGCCCGTCCGCCGCGCCCGGGTGGCCCGGCGGCAGCGACCGGGTCCGGGTCCGGGACCGGGACCGATCTGGCGGATGGTCTGACGGGCGGCTGCCACCTCGTCACCGGGTACGAGGGGGCCGCCCCGGCGGTCGAGCGGCGCGCCGCCGAGGTCGCGGGGGTGCTGCTGGCCGGCGGCGCGCGGCGGCTGGACGCCGCGGCCGGTCCCGACTGGGAACGGGGCCGGTTTCGGGCGCCCTACCTGCGCGACGCCCTGCTCGACCAGGGGATCTTCGCCGAGACGCTGGAAACCGCGGGGTTCTGGGCCACCCTGCCGGCGCTCTACGCGGGTGTGCGGGCGGCGCTGATCGGCTCGCTCGGCGCGGCGCAGCTGTCGCCGGTGGTGATGTGCCATATCTCCCACCTGTATGCGACGGGAGCCTCGCTCTACTTCACCGTGGTGTGCGCGCAGGGCGTGGACCCGATCGGGAGCTGGCGGGCGGCGAAGACGGCGGCCGGCGATGCGATCGTCGCCGCGGGTGGCACGATCACCCATCACCACGCCGTCGGCACCGAACACCGCCCCTGGCTCGATGCCGAGATCGGCGGCCTCGGCGTCGACGTGCTGCGCGCGGTGAAGCGCACCCTCGACCCCGCCGGCATTCTCAACCCGGGGATCCTCGTCGCCTGA
- a CDS encoding TetR/AcrR family transcriptional regulator, giving the protein MLDTDRRLDAAAAPGRPVRWSGEDAVLDAAKASLLAVGVRRTTLTEVARRAGVSRMTLYRRWPDLRSLVGDVMTREWTRVVTAAAARPTAPDRSGGDLDDLVDHIIATVEAFRTNPVYLRIIETDPELLLPYLTERRGATQQMIIDLLAGQLDAAARSGTVRPVEPAALAVMVLLVVQSFVLSADALAGPVPAATLAAELRRLLRGYLAPDAKHAPPASAEGAAGPGREGTP; this is encoded by the coding sequence ATGCTCGACACCGACCGGCGGCTCGACGCCGCCGCGGCCCCGGGGCGTCCCGTGCGCTGGTCGGGCGAGGACGCCGTCCTCGACGCGGCGAAGGCGTCGCTGCTGGCGGTCGGGGTTCGCCGCACGACGCTGACCGAGGTCGCCCGCCGCGCCGGGGTGAGCCGGATGACCCTCTACCGGCGCTGGCCGGACCTGCGCTCGCTGGTCGGCGACGTGATGACCCGGGAGTGGACCCGCGTGGTCACCGCGGCGGCGGCGCGCCCGACCGCCCCCGATCGGTCCGGTGGCGACCTGGACGACCTCGTCGACCACATCATCGCGACCGTGGAGGCGTTCCGGACGAACCCGGTCTACCTGCGGATCATCGAGACCGACCCGGAGTTGCTGCTGCCCTACCTGACCGAGCGGCGCGGCGCCACCCAGCAGATGATCATCGATCTGCTGGCCGGGCAGCTCGACGCCGCCGCGCGCAGCGGGACGGTGCGCCCGGTGGAGCCGGCGGCGCTGGCGGTCATGGTGCTGCTCGTCGTGCAGTCGTTCGTGCTGTCGGCCGACGCCCTCGCCGGGCCGGTGCCGGCCGCGACGCTGGCGGCCGAGCTGCGGCGCCTGCTGCGCGGCTACCTCGCTCCCGACGCCAAGCACGCGCCACCCGCGAGCGCCGAAGGCGCCGCCGGGCCGGGCCGGGAGGGGACGCCGTGA
- a CDS encoding acyl-CoA dehydrogenase family protein, with the protein MYFALTDEQRALAETVRAFLADRFDLRAVRAVVDDEQGDGHPADLWRAIGEQGWLSVCVPAVHGGLDLGLLDAQVIVREFGAGVVPGPWAATVLAGAAIRRDGSPEQAAAVLGPLGAGELVATVALRGPGGHLGRGGIAVRADAAGRLDGAASGVEYAHVADVIVVAAIEPGVSAELGVSAEPEGPTGAGHGDGGVGLYLLERGAAGVRVDRQASIDATTRLAAVTLTGAPAARLPGSDAAGLADLLRRGAVLAAADLAGVARAALTRTVAYDTARVQFGRPVGSFQALAHHLADLHVAVTMAEHAVLYAAHALDEGAPDADLAVAVAKSKANQAAVDATAAMVQYHGGIGYTWEHDTHFFYKRAKRLAAAFGDSRQHLEHLARLTVDTVE; encoded by the coding sequence GTGTACTTCGCCCTCACCGACGAGCAGCGTGCCCTCGCCGAGACCGTCCGCGCCTTCCTGGCCGACCGCTTCGATCTTCGGGCGGTTCGGGCGGTCGTCGACGACGAGCAGGGCGACGGCCATCCCGCCGACCTGTGGCGCGCGATCGGGGAGCAGGGCTGGCTGTCGGTGTGCGTGCCGGCGGTGCACGGCGGCCTCGACCTCGGCCTGCTCGACGCCCAGGTGATCGTGCGGGAGTTCGGCGCCGGGGTGGTCCCCGGACCGTGGGCGGCGACCGTGCTCGCCGGGGCGGCCATCCGGCGGGACGGCTCGCCGGAGCAGGCCGCGGCCGTGCTCGGGCCGCTCGGCGCGGGCGAACTCGTCGCCACCGTGGCGCTGCGTGGCCCGGGCGGGCACCTCGGTCGCGGCGGGATCGCCGTGCGCGCCGACGCTGCGGGCCGCCTCGACGGTGCCGCCTCCGGTGTCGAGTACGCCCACGTCGCCGACGTCATCGTGGTCGCGGCCATCGAGCCGGGTGTGTCCGCCGAGCTGGGTGTGTCCGCCGAGCCGGAGGGGCCGACGGGTGCCGGTCATGGCGACGGAGGCGTGGGTCTGTACCTGCTGGAGCGGGGGGCCGCCGGTGTGCGGGTCGACCGGCAGGCGAGCATCGACGCCACCACCCGGCTCGCCGCGGTGACGTTGACCGGGGCGCCGGCCGCCCGCCTGCCGGGCTCGGACGCGGCGGGGCTGGCGGACCTGCTGCGCCGCGGCGCGGTGCTGGCCGCCGCGGACCTCGCCGGCGTCGCCCGGGCGGCGTTGACCCGCACCGTCGCCTACGACACCGCGCGGGTCCAGTTCGGCCGGCCGGTCGGATCGTTCCAGGCGCTGGCCCACCATCTCGCCGACCTGCACGTCGCCGTGACCATGGCGGAGCATGCCGTGCTGTACGCGGCGCACGCCCTCGACGAGGGTGCCCCGGACGCCGACCTCGCCGTCGCCGTGGCCAAGAGCAAGGCGAACCAGGCCGCCGTCGACGCCACTGCCGCGATGGTCCAGTACCACGGCGGGATCGGCTACACCTGGGAGCACGACACCCATTTCTTCTACAAACGCGCGAAACGTCTCGCCGCCGCTTTCGGTGACAGCCGCCAACATCTGGAACACCTCGCCCGGCTCACCGTCGACACCGTGGAGTGA
- a CDS encoding acyl-CoA dehydrogenase family protein, which yields MRAWLTANIPAAWTAPGFWATLGEDEAFDLRRDWERRKALAGFAGIDWPLEYGGRGGTPAMRAIHDAELVRARAPRSVNSLGLVFLAPTVMAVGTSEQRADIIGPMLRNEVIWCQGFSEPGAGSDLAALRTHGVLDGDEFVVNGQKVWTTFASRGDRMFTMVRTEPGSSRHRGLSLLLIDMHAPGVEVRPIRQMSGVSEFGEVFLTDVRVPASQCLGGVGNGWATAMLLLSFERGAAGISQYTAYQQAYDEIVRVARALGRAGDPVLRQELARRRVELECLRYQAMHVLTEVERGRDLGASSSVTKLQWSQAYQGLFETFDELLGADVALLRPTADLDLTALRQESFWTRSVTIWGGSSQVQRTIVAERVLGLPRGS from the coding sequence CTGCGCGCCTGGCTGACCGCGAACATCCCCGCCGCCTGGACCGCACCCGGCTTCTGGGCCACCCTCGGCGAGGACGAGGCGTTCGACCTGCGCCGGGACTGGGAGCGGCGCAAGGCGCTGGCCGGGTTCGCCGGGATCGACTGGCCGCTCGAGTACGGCGGGCGCGGCGGCACCCCGGCGATGCGGGCGATCCACGACGCGGAGCTGGTGCGCGCCCGCGCCCCCCGCTCGGTGAACAGCCTCGGCCTGGTCTTCCTCGCGCCGACCGTCATGGCGGTGGGCACCTCGGAGCAGCGGGCCGACATCATCGGGCCGATGCTGCGCAACGAGGTCATCTGGTGCCAGGGCTTTTCGGAGCCGGGCGCGGGGTCCGACCTCGCCGCCCTGCGCACCCACGGGGTGCTCGACGGCGACGAGTTCGTCGTCAACGGCCAGAAGGTGTGGACGACGTTCGCCAGCCGCGGCGACCGGATGTTCACGATGGTCCGCACGGAGCCCGGCAGCAGCCGTCACCGCGGCCTGTCGCTGCTGCTCATCGACATGCACGCCCCCGGGGTCGAGGTGCGTCCGATCCGTCAGATGAGCGGGGTCAGCGAGTTCGGCGAGGTCTTCCTCACCGACGTGCGGGTGCCGGCGTCGCAGTGCCTGGGCGGGGTCGGCAATGGCTGGGCGACGGCGATGCTGCTGCTGTCGTTCGAGCGCGGCGCGGCCGGGATCAGCCAGTACACCGCTTACCAGCAGGCCTACGACGAGATCGTGCGGGTGGCGCGGGCGCTGGGCCGGGCCGGTGACCCGGTGCTGCGTCAGGAGCTCGCCCGCCGCCGGGTCGAGCTGGAATGCCTGCGCTATCAGGCCATGCACGTGCTCACCGAGGTCGAGCGGGGCCGCGACCTGGGGGCGTCGTCGTCGGTGACGAAGCTGCAGTGGTCGCAGGCCTACCAGGGACTGTTCGAGACGTTCGATGAGCTGCTCGGCGCCGACGTCGCCCTGCTGCGGCCGACCGCGGACCTCGACCTGACCGCGCTGCGCCAGGAGAGCTTCTGGACCCGCTCGGTCACGATCTGGGGTGGCTCGTCGCAGGTGCAGCGCACGATCGTCGCCGAACGCGTGCTGGGCCTGCCCCGCGGGTCATAG
- a CDS encoding glycerol-3-phosphate dehydrogenase/oxidase, whose protein sequence is MTAAGWPAPPGNTSLDARRRDRELAATVEGDPVDVLVVGGGVTGTGVALDAASRGLSVALAEAHDLAFGTSRWSSKLVHGGLRYLAGGDVAVAWESAVERDILMRHTAPHLVRALPIVTPLTPQVSRSGAALVHTGLRIGDVLRRAAGTPHTVLPGPRRLTAVETLGLAPALRETGLRGGLVYWDGQLVDDARLVVALARTAAGHGARILTRLRVEHIDGPAATGGGAPAAARHRGFEVTARDQRTGDEIRLRARTVVNATGVWAPALTPGIALRPSRGTHLVLRSDALAGARGALSVPMPGERNRFALVLPQGDGRVYVGLTDVPVDRITDVPEPDDSEITELVDVVSSVLAAPLDRADLLGAFAGLRPLLDDRPRPDDRHQPDGAFRGRTADLSRRHLVRTDPGGLVTVVGGKLTTYRRMAADAVDAAIAAGELAAGPCRTRRLGLVGAAPRSVLAAVAAPRRLVERYGTEAPRVLAVADDDPGLLAPIVDGVPVTGAELVFAVRHEGALDPADLLDRRSRIGLVPAERRAALAAATRLFDHATAR, encoded by the coding sequence GTGACGGCCGCCGGCTGGCCGGCCCCGCCGGGCAACACCTCCCTGGACGCGCGGCGGCGCGACCGGGAGCTGGCCGCCACCGTCGAGGGTGATCCGGTCGACGTGCTGGTGGTCGGCGGCGGCGTCACCGGCACGGGGGTCGCCCTGGACGCCGCGTCGCGCGGCCTGTCGGTCGCCCTCGCCGAGGCGCACGACCTTGCCTTCGGCACCAGCCGGTGGAGCTCCAAGCTCGTCCACGGCGGGCTGCGTTACCTCGCCGGCGGCGACGTCGCGGTGGCGTGGGAGAGCGCGGTGGAGCGCGACATCCTGATGCGGCACACCGCGCCCCACCTCGTCCGCGCGCTACCGATCGTGACCCCGCTGACGCCCCAGGTGTCCCGCTCGGGGGCCGCGCTGGTGCACACCGGGCTGCGGATCGGCGACGTGCTGCGCCGCGCCGCCGGCACCCCGCACACCGTGCTGCCGGGGCCGCGTCGGCTGACGGCGGTGGAGACCCTCGGCCTCGCCCCCGCCCTGCGGGAGACCGGGCTGCGCGGCGGCCTGGTGTACTGGGACGGCCAGCTCGTCGACGACGCGCGGCTGGTCGTCGCCCTGGCCCGCACCGCCGCCGGCCACGGCGCCCGCATCCTCACCCGCCTTCGGGTCGAGCACATCGACGGACCCGCCGCGACGGGCGGCGGCGCCCCGGCGGCCGCCCGGCACCGCGGCTTCGAGGTGACGGCCCGGGACCAGCGCACCGGAGACGAGATCCGGCTGCGGGCCCGGACCGTCGTCAACGCCACCGGCGTCTGGGCCCCGGCCCTGACGCCCGGCATCGCGCTGCGGCCGAGCCGCGGCACCCATCTGGTCCTGCGCTCGGACGCCCTGGCCGGCGCCCGCGGGGCGCTGTCCGTGCCGATGCCGGGTGAGCGCAACCGGTTCGCGCTGGTACTCCCGCAGGGTGACGGCCGGGTCTACGTCGGGCTGACCGACGTCCCGGTCGATCGGATCACCGACGTTCCCGAGCCCGACGACAGCGAGATCACCGAGCTCGTCGACGTCGTGTCGAGCGTGCTCGCCGCACCCCTGGACCGCGCCGACCTGCTCGGCGCGTTCGCCGGGCTGCGCCCACTTCTCGACGACCGCCCCCGGCCCGACGACCGCCACCAGCCCGACGGCGCCTTCCGGGGGCGCACCGCGGACCTGTCCCGGCGCCATCTCGTCCGCACCGATCCGGGCGGCCTGGTCACCGTCGTCGGCGGGAAGCTCACGACCTACCGGCGGATGGCCGCCGACGCCGTGGACGCGGCGATCGCGGCCGGCGAGCTGGCCGCCGGTCCCTGCCGGACCCGTCGGCTCGGGCTCGTCGGCGCCGCGCCGCGATCGGTGCTCGCCGCGGTGGCGGCACCGCGCCGGCTGGTGGAGCGGTACGGCACGGAGGCGCCGCGCGTGCTCGCGGTCGCCGACGACGATCCCGGGCTGCTCGCGCCGATCGTCGACGGGGTGCCGGTCACGGGGGCGGAGCTGGTGTTCGCGGTACGCCATGAGGGAGCGCTCGATCCGGCGGACCTGCTGGACCGCCGTTCGCGGATCGGCCTCGTTCCCGCCGAGCGCCGCGCGGCGCTCGCCGCCGCCACCCGGCTGTTCGACCACGCGACGGCGCGCTGA